In Coffea arabica cultivar ET-39 chromosome 9e, Coffea Arabica ET-39 HiFi, whole genome shotgun sequence, the genomic window tttttttcttctcatgaTCAAATAATGATCAGCAACATTTGAGGCACTCGAATTAGATGCTAGGTGAATTAAGGTAAGAATGTGTGGAAATCACAAGAATTTGCTGTAAATGGTGATTCCACCGTGTGATGAGAGAAAAGGCCATGGAGATTGATACCAAGTACACAGAGGAGCTTTGGATATATTCTTTACGTGTTGCCTTAAAAATGTAGCTGCAATTCTATGTCCAGTGTAAAGAATCACTAAGTACTTCCAAACAGTCATATAACTCTTTTGGAATTATTGGAAAAATTACTTTGTCAACACGAAAATATTCCTAACAAAATTGTAAATGCCCAAAAACCCTCATGGGATGGAGGAACATTACCAAATTATTACCTACTTAAGCATCTTTAAGATTAATTTTGGTATGGAAAAGATTATCTTGGGCTAATGCTCTTTGATGGAAGTAAttggattttcttttctttttttttaattaatttttgataaaatcgCATGGCATAGAATTTTTATTAAATAACTTGTCCTCATGAAGAGTAGAAATTAGAAAAGCTGGTGGAAATGCATCCCACCTAGTTTCTGGGGAAATATATTGAGCAAGACAAGCAAATAAATGAGCAACATTGTTAAGGGGTCTTGTGATCCAATTACTAACTTCCCAAACGGTAAAATGATAGAGCATACTGAAAatactataattttttttttggtttaaaattctgatttagccccAAAGCCTGAGCAATCTTTTCACTTTCTTCTGTTTCTTGCTTTATCAACAGAATAAAGTTTGGTTGTTTGGTGACACTTTAATTCATAGTGTATTTAAAGCCTAGTTCTCTCCATTCGAGTAAAATCATGACGTTAGGATTCAAATTGCAATCAACTGAGCGTTATATAGTCACACTTATTGAATCTTGAAAGTTGTCTGCGTAGACCATTTCACTAGACAaatccttttttaaaaaaaaaaaaaaaaaaaaccttttcaATTGATATTGCATTAATTTAGAtttctaaaattaaaaatttttttggaacAAATTTAATACAATTCCCACGAAGATTCACAAGTCATGACGGTACAAATCCAAACACTCACAAAGAATTTAATCCGACTGCAACTAAATGAATTGTATAGCACTTAAATCCTAGATGAACAAGTTCACACCATTTACACCCTGTCTTGCGCCCATATATTCTTTACGTGTTGAGGGAATAAAACTATTGGCCTTCGTGGGGGCACTATTACTATCAGGCAACTTTCTTTATTGTGGTCTACAACTACATCCCTTGCTTGATTCCTTTTGGTCCTCGTTGTCATTCTTTTCTGCTCAGTGAAGCTGGAATATATCTTTTCTGTACACAAACATGCGTGGATTTGAAGATGCTTCTGATCATTTCCCACCTCCTTTATGTATGCATATAAAGAAGATGAGGTTTGACAAAAGAGGCTCATATCAATTCAttctttctcaaaattttcaagattcCATCTGATTCAAAATGGCCTCAAGCAATCCTCATTATGAACGTGCACAGCAAAATGTTAAACCAAAGATGGTAAGAAGAATTGTCAATTTTTCATCATATCCTTCCTCTTCTGCTTCTTCTTGGCTCAGATATTCGCGTGTCCATTTATGGGAACATCCTAAAAGTCCAATTTATCTTCTTTTCATACAATTTTTATCGACTAATGGCGATAATGCACATGATCAACGAAATAGATGATCAGCTATTTCATTATGTTTGTATGACGACTTAGATGATTATGCTTTGCTTTCAATTGTGTTTTCTTGGAGAAATCAATTCATATTGCTAGCTAGACGATttttatagcaaaatttttcaattgaGAATGggttttcttttacttttctttgtGAATATCAACAAGATAGACTGTTATAAGAAACAATACATTTAGTCAGAACAATAAAGGTACTAACAGGCGATAAGAAAAACAGAAAGTGCTCACAAGTGAATTTCATGTGGACAGGAAGGCGGGAAAGAGGTTATAACTGTTAAACCGAGAAATCTCAACATTGTTTGGGGCAATGATGACCGCTATTGGAACATACCCAACAAGTGAGTACCTTACAATGTTTTTTTTCCTACTCTCTTCATTTCTGCAACATATGAGTATTTGCAAACAACTATTGATTTTTATGTAAGATTTGCCAAAACACGTCCATCTATTGACCTTTTGCTTGTAGTTCCTTAGGCTTTTCATGGTACAAAAATTTCCccactttattttttaaataccaGCCAACCACTCTTTTGCGCACTTGGTGGAAGCTCCATTTAGCTTGTTAATTGTGAAAGCAATCTAGAGCTCCATTTTATAGACCCAAAATCCAGTTCTCAATAAGTTCCTGCTATTAATTAGCCTTTTAATTTGTAGTAATGGATTCATTTTCTCCTTCTCCTTTGGTCATGTCAATAGTTTTCAACTAAACAGTCAAAAGTTAATTGCTAGTCTCATCTAATTGACTGTGGACCACATTCTTGTATGCCTAGAAGTGACTCCCTGACAATGGACTTTCTATGCAGTGGTGACGATAAGCCTGCAGAGCTGCTACAAGTCTGTTGGCTTGAAGTAACTGGTTCTGTAGAGATTAATCCTCAAAAGAGATATGAAGTGAGCTTCAGACTATCTCTAACTCCAGATGCATTTGGTTGGGGTAGTTCTCTTCTCTACATTATGGTGAAGAGAGGAAACAGTGGGAAATTTGCTTGGAAAAAGGTATCCTTGGCTAATAAAGGGACAGATGTATTTCACATAATAGGAGAATTGGCGCAGGATGTTTTCCCAACAGACGAGAAACTGTACTTTGGTTTGTATGAAGTTTGGAGCGGGAAGTGGAAAGGGGGCCTCAAAATCCATGATGTGACTGTTAAAGAAATATAAGCTAGAGTGGAGagtcaaattcttttttttttttgttcttggcAACCAATTGCTTTCATTTCTATTGATGTCCTTCATATCATAAACTATGATTTTTACATCATCGTagtagaccaaaaaaaaaaaattctgtcttgATGTAGTTTGCTATGGATATGTGGTTACAAGCTTGTGTATCTTCTAAATCGCTGGATTGTATTTTGAATAAGGTGACAATTGCTTCATGAGATTTTCACTTGATGTACTCTGTGACGAGGTCAATAATATTAAATTTGTGAGTTTTGCCAGCTTTTATAAATTTCAGTAACATATGTTGACAAACTCTTACATTGGGATTTTTCTCATTCCTCAACATGAGCAAATTAATTAGATCACAATTCATTTCAATGATACAAATATGTTCATGTACATGCTGCACAATAGATTGTACACGCAAAATTTAACATGTAGTGGTCAAGCATCAACTGCTATTGAGTGCATGGTAAAAACCCCCACCCTCCATTCTCCCAAATGTCTCCTCCAATTTAGATTGATTGACCAGTTTTTGTGGCCTCTGTTCCAGgccattggaactgttataaaaaaattttgattacaAGTCAATTGGCTCATAGGAATCTCTACTCAATCTGAATCAAGAGGGGAAGTCAGGTGGACAATCTCAGAGCAGTTACTGGCCAGCTGAGCTGATAGTATAATCGGTTACTCAAATTGCAGTTGCATGGCATGTCTTAAGATGATATTGCAAGCACTTCATTGTAAAGGGAGATCTACACGACCTTATATTGATTCCAACTGGATATATAATCCCTAAAATAA contains:
- the LOC113709524 gene encoding protein PHLOEM PROTEIN 2-LIKE A9, producing the protein MASSNPHYERAQQNVKPKMEGGKEVITVKPRNLNIVWGNDDRYWNIPNNGDDKPAELLQVCWLEVTGSVEINPQKRYEVSFRLSLTPDAFGWGSSLLYIMVKRGNSGKFAWKKVSLANKGTDVFHIIGELAQDVFPTDEKLYFGLYEVWSGKWKGGLKIHDVTVKEI